Proteins from a single region of Novosphingobium sp. CECT 9465:
- a CDS encoding neutral zinc metallopeptidase, which translates to MRLDDFDNSINVEDQRGGGGGRFPLGGGGKLGCGSIVIALIAAVVFGVDPSQMLGTLQQVQTQGPAQQEQAGGTSLAESCSANEFSRESCNALSSLNKTWGPLFQQANIPFETPKLVFYAQNGNSGCGAAQSAMGPFYCPADNGIYIDTDFYKQMDQQMGAGGDFARVYVMAHEYGHHIQNVLGTSTQVRQLQQRSPSEANRLSVALELQADCYAGVWAGRNRERIEAGDIEEGMRAAHQIGDDTLMKAAGRRPVEDAFTHGSAAQRMQWLRTGLETADEDQCDTFK; encoded by the coding sequence ATGCGGCTCGATGATTTCGACAATTCCATCAACGTCGAAGATCAGCGTGGCGGAGGCGGTGGTCGCTTTCCGCTGGGGGGTGGCGGAAAGCTCGGCTGCGGGTCGATCGTGATCGCGCTGATTGCCGCAGTCGTGTTCGGAGTCGATCCTTCCCAGATGCTTGGCACCTTGCAGCAAGTACAGACGCAAGGCCCGGCCCAGCAGGAGCAAGCGGGCGGCACGTCCCTGGCAGAAAGCTGCTCTGCCAACGAATTCAGCCGCGAAAGCTGCAACGCGCTGTCCTCACTCAACAAGACCTGGGGACCGCTGTTTCAACAGGCCAACATTCCGTTCGAAACGCCAAAGCTGGTGTTTTATGCCCAGAACGGCAATTCGGGCTGCGGCGCTGCGCAAAGCGCCATGGGACCGTTCTATTGCCCGGCGGACAATGGCATCTACATCGATACCGATTTCTACAAGCAGATGGACCAGCAGATGGGTGCGGGTGGGGATTTTGCGCGAGTCTATGTGATGGCGCACGAATATGGCCATCACATCCAGAATGTCCTGGGAACCTCAACCCAGGTGCGCCAGCTCCAGCAGCGCAGCCCAAGCGAGGCGAACCGGCTCTCGGTGGCGCTGGAACTTCAGGCGGATTGCTACGCCGGGGTGTGGGCGGGCCGCAATCGCGAACGGATCGAGGCAGGCGACATTGAGGAAGGCATGCGCGCCGCGCACCAGATTGGTGACGATACCCTGATGAAAGCCGCAGGCCGTCGCCCGGTCGAAGACGCCTTCACCCACGGCAGTGCGGCGCAGCGCATGCAATGGCTGCGCACGGGGCTTGAGACCGCTGATGAAGACCAGTGCGATACATTCAAGTAA
- a CDS encoding 3-hydroxybutyrate dehydrogenase — MFLKGKCALITGSTSGIGLAYARALAAEGADVVLNGFGDPAEIAQMCSELAATSGGRAIHVPADLTRREGTEAMMAAALDEFGAVDILIANAGMQHVAPVEEFPVEKWDAIIALNLTSAFDACRLAIPGMKAKSWGRIIFTASAHSLTASPFKAAYVSAKHGLAGLAKTLALELATHGITANCVSPGYVWTPLVENQIPDTMKARGMTRDQVINDVMLVRQPTKQFVQAEDLAALALFLCRHEARNITGANYNMDGGWVAE; from the coding sequence ATGTTCCTGAAGGGCAAGTGCGCGCTGATCACTGGTTCCACCTCCGGCATCGGCCTCGCCTATGCGCGGGCGCTGGCAGCAGAAGGTGCCGATGTGGTGCTGAACGGCTTTGGCGATCCGGCGGAAATTGCGCAGATGTGTTCGGAACTGGCTGCGACCAGCGGTGGGCGGGCTATCCACGTCCCTGCCGATCTAACCCGACGCGAAGGGACCGAAGCGATGATGGCGGCCGCGCTGGACGAATTCGGCGCGGTGGATATCCTGATTGCCAATGCCGGAATGCAGCACGTTGCGCCGGTGGAGGAATTTCCGGTTGAAAAGTGGGATGCGATCATCGCGCTCAACCTGACGTCCGCGTTCGACGCCTGCCGCCTGGCCATTCCGGGGATGAAGGCGAAAAGCTGGGGGCGGATCATCTTCACTGCCTCGGCCCACTCGCTCACCGCCTCGCCGTTCAAAGCGGCCTATGTTTCGGCCAAGCACGGCCTTGCAGGCCTGGCCAAGACGCTTGCGCTGGAACTGGCGACTCACGGCATCACCGCCAACTGTGTCAGCCCCGGATATGTCTGGACGCCGCTGGTGGAAAACCAGATCCCCGACACCATGAAGGCCCGCGGAATGACCCGCGATCAGGTGATCAACGATGTGATGCTGGTGCGCCAGCCCACCAAGCAATTCGTTCAAGCCGAAGATCTGGCTGCGCTTGCCCTATTCCTTTGTCGCCATGAAGCGCGCAACATCACCGGCGCGAATTACAACATGGACGGGGGCTGGGTCGCCGAATAA